In Electrophorus electricus isolate fEleEle1 chromosome 1, fEleEle1.pri, whole genome shotgun sequence, a single window of DNA contains:
- the abhd17c gene encoding alpha/beta hydrolase domain-containing protein 17C isoform X1 — MPEPGPRMNGFSLGELCWLFCCPPCPSRIAAKLAFLPPEPTYSVRADASGACALHLSERADWQYSQRELDAVEVFTTRTGRGNRLGCMFVRCAPSSRYTLLFSHGNAVDLGQMCSFYIGLGSRINCNVFSYDYSGYGVSTGKPSEKNLYADIEAAWQVLRTKYGVTPENIILYGQSIGTVPTVDLATRYECAAVILHSPLMSGLRVAFPDTRKTYCFDAFPSIDKVSKVASPVLVIHGTEDEVIDFSHGLAIYERCPRAVEPLWVEGAGHNDIELYAQYLERLKQFISFELATS, encoded by the exons ATGCCCGAGCCAGGCCCGAGGATGAACGGTTTCTCTCTCGGCGAGCTGTGCTGGCTGTTCTGTTGCCCGCCCTGCCCGAGCCGCATCGCGGCCAAGCTCGCGTTCCTGCCACCGGAGCCGACGTATTCGGTGCGCGCCGACGCCAGTGGCGCGTGCGCGCTGCACCTGAGCGAGCGGGCCGACTGGCAGTACTCCCAGCGCGAGCTGGACGCCGTGGAGGTGTTCACCACCCGCACCGGCCGGGGGAACCGCCTCGGCTGCATGTTCGTCCGCTGCGCCCCGAGCAGCCGCTACACGCTGCTGTTTTCCCACGGCAACGCGGTGGACCTGGGCCAGATGTGCAGCTTCTACATCGGCCTGGGCTCCAGGATCAACTGCAACGTCTTCTCCTACGACTACTCCGGCTACGGAGTCAGCACCGGGAAGCCGTCCGAGAAGAACCTGTACGCGGATATAGAAGCGGCGTGGCAGGTGCTCAGGACCAA GTACGGCGTGACCCCGGAGAACATCATCCTTTATGGTCAGAGCATTGGCACGGTGCCCACAGTGGACCTGGCAACCCGCTACGAGTGCGCTGCTGTCATCCTGCACTCGCCCCTCATGTCCGGCCTGCGTGTGGCGTTCCCGGACACGCGCAAGACCTACTGCTTCGACGCCTTCCCCAG CATCGATAAGGTCTCAAAGGTGGCCTCCCCAGTCCTCGTCATACACGGCACGGAGGACGAGGTCATCGACTTCTCCCACGGCCTGGCCATCTACGAGCGATGCCCACGCGCCGTTGAGCCCCTGTGGGTGGAGGGAGCCGGGCACAACGACATCGAGCTCTACGCCCAGTACCTTGAGAGACTGAAGCAGTTCATCTCCTTCGAGCTGGCCACCTCCTGA
- the abhd17c gene encoding alpha/beta hydrolase domain-containing protein 17C isoform X2 produces MPEPGPRMNGFSLGELCWLFCCPPCPSRIAAKLAFLPPEPTYSVRADASGACALHLSERADWQYSQRELDAVEVFTTRTGRGNRLGCMFVRCAPSSRYTLLFSHGNAVDLGQMCSFYIGLGSRINCNVFSYDYSGYGVSTGKPSEKNLYADIEAAWQVLRTKYGVTPENIILYGQSIGTVPTVDLATRYECAAVILHSPLMSGLRVAFPDTRKTYCFDAFPRILQDCVSSRDL; encoded by the exons ATGCCCGAGCCAGGCCCGAGGATGAACGGTTTCTCTCTCGGCGAGCTGTGCTGGCTGTTCTGTTGCCCGCCCTGCCCGAGCCGCATCGCGGCCAAGCTCGCGTTCCTGCCACCGGAGCCGACGTATTCGGTGCGCGCCGACGCCAGTGGCGCGTGCGCGCTGCACCTGAGCGAGCGGGCCGACTGGCAGTACTCCCAGCGCGAGCTGGACGCCGTGGAGGTGTTCACCACCCGCACCGGCCGGGGGAACCGCCTCGGCTGCATGTTCGTCCGCTGCGCCCCGAGCAGCCGCTACACGCTGCTGTTTTCCCACGGCAACGCGGTGGACCTGGGCCAGATGTGCAGCTTCTACATCGGCCTGGGCTCCAGGATCAACTGCAACGTCTTCTCCTACGACTACTCCGGCTACGGAGTCAGCACCGGGAAGCCGTCCGAGAAGAACCTGTACGCGGATATAGAAGCGGCGTGGCAGGTGCTCAGGACCAA GTACGGCGTGACCCCGGAGAACATCATCCTTTATGGTCAGAGCATTGGCACGGTGCCCACAGTGGACCTGGCAACCCGCTACGAGTGCGCTGCTGTCATCCTGCACTCGCCCCTCATGTCCGGCCTGCGTGTGGCGTTCCCGGACACGCGCAAGACCTACTGCTTCGACGCCTTCCCCAG GATATTACAGGACTGCGTCTCCTCCCGTGATCTGTGA